GACAATAACATTAATAATGACTTCATTATTTGGATTGCTTGTTGGAGTGCTTGTGGAAAAATTCAAGAATAGATTTCGAATTATCGAATACTCAATAAACAGCCAGAAAATTATCCCACCTCTATCTCAAAATTTAGGAGGTCAATTGACAATAAAGCTAAATGAAAGGGAGATAAAAACATTGAAAGTTATAACCGTTGAAATCGAGAATAAAAATAGTATTGATTTTGAGAATTTGGTGGTAAAATTCACACTTGGAGCAAATTCATGGTTTCAAGGTAATGAGGCTTTTATTGCAAATAATTTTTCTTGGCTCTACTGGACACCTGATTTTGCCACAGAGTTCAGCAACGTAGTGGAAGAAAATAATAATTGTGAAAACAATCCTGACACGGGTTTAAAAATAATCCCAGACGTACTCCAGAGGCGAATTGATTACGTGCTTGCAAATAGAAATTATTTAATACCAGTGTTCAATAGGAAAGAAAAGGCAGTTTTTAACTTTCTAATTGAAGACCCAATAGATGGAACGGAGGGACACATTTTCCCGTCAGTTATTCATAAGTCAGTAAATTTCATTGAGAAATCGGACGATGAGAAACAAAAGCAAAAAGATTTGTGGATATCTTTTACTATTGGAGTTGTGATTGTTGCTGTAATTATATTCTTCGTAATTCAAAAGAATACAGAGCAAAGTACTTTAATCATTTGGTCTGCGATTGTAGGATTTTCTTATTCTTTCGTTGGATACGGATTACTATATGGCTTTAGAAGGATTAAAACTTTTTTCAATTAAAAACGAACGCCCAACAAGGTGTAAATTTCAGAGCGGGGTTGGTGGTTTTCGAGCCGCGGATTCTCGCATGAACGTCATGTCCTACCGGACGCTGACGCTCACCGAAATCCGCTCCGCTACTTACACGAACCGCTAGGCTTAATTATACACGGACAAAAAATTAGGCAATAAATATGAAACAAAGACCAAATCCAGATACTATTTTCCCTGTTCCAAATTTCAAGACAGTGACTTATGTGAAGCCAACGATTAAATCAGAAAATATTATAGTTGGAGATTTTACTTATTTCAGTGATGTTGATTTTGAAAAGCATGTTACACACCATTATGACTTTTATGAAGATAAACTGATAATAGGAAAATTCTGTCAAATTGCTGCTGGTGTTGAGATTATCATGAATGGGGCGAATCACCAGATGAATGCCGCTTCGACATTTCCTTTTTATATTTTTGAAGGATGGGAACAGGCTATTCCTCCCATAGATAAAATGCCTGTAAAAGGAGATACCGTAATCGGAAACGATGTTTGGATAGGACAGAATACAACCATTTTACCAGGAGTTCATATTGGAGATGGGGTTATCATTGGGGCAAATAGTATTGTCGGAAGTAATATCGAACCATATTCCATAGTAGCGGGGAATCCGGCGCGATTGATTAGAAAGCGGTTTGACGATGACTTAATTTCTTTACTCCTCAAAGTTAAATGGTGGGATTTGCCGATTGAAGAGATAAATCTGCTTATTCCCATTTTGAGTTGTGATGACTTAGAAAAGACTAAAATTGAATTAAAGAAATTGATAAAATAACTATGCACAACATTTTGGAAAATCTACACAATGAAACAAAACATTTTATTAGTAATCTCATTCCTGCTGGTTATTGGATGCCTCAATGCACAAGAAGTAAATACATCTGATCAGTTTATTTTTTTCGATGATGTATTGGTGCAAGATTCAACCGGCATCCCAGCTCTGAAAAGAATGGGACCAGAAAACCTTCAGTCTCCCGTAGACTATACAAAAGGAAATTTATATATGAGGTTGGAGATCATTGAAAAACCCAGTGACATTAACTTTCGTCCGGCATTTTTCATTTGGCAAGATAAAAATCCTGAATTAAGACACATGGGTGTAAATCGTACCAATGTAGCTGATTATAATCAAGAAGGTATTTATTATCTTAATTATAAAAATCCAAGTGAGTGGTGGCATGGAAAATATTTAATCCCTGATTGGAGCCGACCTTTTGATAAAATAGCACTTGTACCATGGACAGGTAACATAAACGAGCAACTTTACACTGTTAACTGCTGGTCTCACTGTTTTAAAGGAGGAAACATAGCTGATCATACCCCAATTGTTTATAGGGCTACAGGAATTTGGGTAGCACCACACAAGAAACTGATACCACCTCCAAATTGGTGCCCGCCTGAAAGCTGGGACGTGGACACAATAAGTATTTTTGACAGCTCAGAAAACAAAGCGACAAATCAAAACAATGAAGTATTATTAATAGATGAAGTGATAGTACACGAGAATTCTGATACCATTACTAAAAAAATGGGGTTTTCTGAATTCAAACTTCCTCCTGAGTCCCCGGGAAATTGGGAAAGTCCTGTGAATTACAAAGATGGAACCCTGCATTATCGCGTTTCAATTCTAACCAAACCCAATCACAAACCTATTCATTATCAAATGGGGTTTCAATGGGAGGGTGGCTGTGGAGGGCACTATTTCAAAGAGAAATTCCCGGATAACCGGCTACTCAAAATAATAGAACCTGGAATCTATCAGACATCTCAGGAAATCGCAACATTTTGGGAACAAGATTGTCAGGATGAAGACCCAATTGATTGGACAAAACCAATGTATAGGATGCTGGTAGTAATATGGGACGAGGAATTCAAGATTATTGATGATCGCTGGGGACATGGAAAGGAAATAGAGGACTTAAATTCTTATTATCCGATGGTTGCTCATTTCCAAGCTGTTGTTGTTCCTCAGGGAGCTGAGTTTAGTGGTTGGAAGAATTACCCCATTTCCATGCCTCCTGGTCAGACAAATCCCTCAAGGTAAAAGGGAATATCCGCGAAAAGAAAAAATATCCATATGAACTGGAATGGGTGATATAAATGATGACCACTTATTTCTTAACTCTGTGTCCATTCTAATGTAGCAACTTCAATATAAATTCCATACTGTCTTTCACCCCGCTGGCGCGAATTTGTAAATCGTGCCTCAGCCGGCAAGGCTGAAAAAAGCTAAAGCAACAGGCTCAAAAACAGCGATGCCCTCACTCCGTCTCAGAGTAAGGGCATCACTTCTATTCTTATTGCTTAAACAAACTTTTCGCGTTTCTGTAAATTAAAGAGACCGTACAAGACGAACACGAGTGTGGCGATCGCCATAAAAATCCGGTTCTTGCGGATAATTCCTATCCAGATCACTTCATTCAGGTTATTCGGAATTTCAAATGGGTTCAGAAAAACATCCCACTGCGTACCCTGCATAAGGTCTTCGCGCAATATCAGCAGTGCCACACCAATTAAAACCATCGTTACCGCTGTTCCGTTTCCATTTTTAACAATAGTGGAGAACATAAATGACATCGATCCTAAAAATATAATCGGATACATTAACTGATACGACATTTCCAGCAGGTTAATTTTGTACAGCAGTACCGAAGCCAAGGCCGAAAACAGAAAGATAATAACAAATACAAGTGTATAGATCATTACCAATCGCACCAGCCAAACTTTATAGCGGTAGTTCGGAATTCCAAAAAGTATTTCCAACATCCGCGAATCATCGTCGTTTTGAATGCCAAAAACCGACGGGTAGAAGATGAGCAAAATGCCCGGGAATATCAGTAGGCTATACACCACATCTTCCGACATGGAGCCACCGTTATATACCGTTTGGATGGCAAAAAATAAAAAGAATGCAAGTGCTGCTATTAAAAACCATATAAACCGGTTGGCAAAAATGATTCTTAAATTATACCGTATCATTTTAATTAAAATGTACAGCCTGTTTTTTATATCGAATTGTCTTTCCATAATTCCTTAAACAAAGTCTTTTAACAAACACAAATAAGCATCCTCGAGATTTGGCAATACATTAACCGCATCGGGTGCGGGCTTTTCTTTCGCCAAACAACGCATCTTAATATTTTCGCCATCACGCATGTGGTGAACAATCATTTGTTTATTGGCCAAATTATCAAATTCCTTAGCCGGAACCGAGAACTGCCAAACAAAATTGTTACCCATATTTACCATATCGTTTGGTGTTCCGAAATATTTCAGGTTACCGCGATTAATTACCGCTACCTGGTTACACGAGCTTGAAATATCCTCGATAATGTGAGTTGAGAATATTACAATCCGCTCGCGGCTCAGCTCTACCAGCAGATTACGGAAACGAATACGTTCGCGTGGGTCGAGACCGGCGGTAGGCTCATCAACCACCAGAATACGTGGCAGGTTAAGCAGAATTTGTGCAATACCGATACGTTGTTTCATACCTCCTGAGAATGCGCCGATTTTGTCAGTGCGGCGGTCCCACATATGAACACTTTTTAATACATATTCCAGTCGGTCTTCACGTGTTTTGGTATCTTTTATACCTTTCAGAATTGCCTGATAATCCAGGAATTCCCATGCTGACATATTTTCGTAAGTACCAAAAGCCTGTGGCAAATAACCTATCAATCCCTGCAATTCCTCACGGTACTTTTGGGTATCCATTCCGTTTATCCAGATCTTTCCGTAACTCTGTTCGAGCACACCGGTAATAATCCGCATCATAGTTGATTTACCGGCACCGTTCGGTCCAAGTAATCCAAACATACCTGTTTTAATTTCCAGCGAAACACCGTTCAATGCACGGAAAGGTTTCTTGCGTTTTCCGATAACCGGAATTTGGCGAACCATGTTAAAGTATCCACGGCGCAGGCCACCAAAACGTCCTTCAATACGGGCAATATTTACCTCTTTATTGTGAATGTATTCTGCAGTAGCGTAGAACACCAGCAAAATATACCAGATAATTGCAATAAAAATTACCATGCCCATATTACCCCAGTCTTTGTAGAAATAAAGCAGGAAAACAAGCGGCACAATCCAGAACAAAATATTATAAATCCACTTATTCAGTTTAAGATAAAAAGCTTTGCCTGTTGCTTCATGTTTATTAATCAGCACCTGGTTTAGCGGCACCCTTAATAAGAAAAGGAAGAAGAAAACGCCATGCGATAACACCCACATCCAAATATGGCTTTCGATGTAGAAGAAGGTGAAATAAGCCACAAAAATAAACAGTGGTATTTGCCAAACGAGATCTGAAAAATCGCGGAGATGCTTATAATCTTTCGTCAATCCGGCACGTTCGCGAATTCTTAACCCCGATTTCCACTCACGCACAAATCGCGAATCGCGGTCGTAAATTTTCACCAGTCTTCTTACTTTAATTCTTATCGGTTCGTTTTCATCCACAACTTTCTCGCTGGCCTGTCTCAAACTGGTCATTGTAAAAGCCACTACACCCGGCACTAAAACAATTAGGAGAATAAAATCGAGCAGTTGCCATACAAAGCTATCCACTTTAAGATAGATGAAAATGGCTCCTGCGATAAACACCGTCAACATACCAAGTTTTAAGCCTAGATGTAACGACTTAATCCAGTCGAGAGCAGTTTCCATTCCTGCATATAATGTTGGAATGAAAACCAATGTAAGCAGTGTACTTAACGCCAAACCTCCAATTACGGTAATGGCAAACGGCGCTCCAATGGCACCAACGTATTCAGCCTGTCCCATTGCCAGCGGAAATAATGCTACAATAGTAGTAATGGCTGTAATTAAGATCGGGCGAACACGCGAAAGTCCTGCGGCCATTAAGGCACGCGATTTTCGGTAGCCCCGCTTTCGGAGAATATTGGTATAATCAATTAAAATAATCCCGTTGTTCACCACCACTCCAATCAGGATAATAAAGCCCATTAAAGTGTTCGCGTTAAACAGGCTGTTTCCCGTAAAAATCAGCGCCAGGAATGATCCAATGGCAGCCAGGGGAATAGAGAAAATCAGCACAAACGGTGTTGATACCGATTCGAAAACCGATGCCAGAATCATTAAAATAAGGATAAATGCCGCACCAATCAGGAATTTAAACTCGGCATACTGGTCCTCTTCATGAATAACCTCCACGGCAACTCCCGAAGGCAATTTGTAAGCACCAATTATATCGTCAATTTCGAGTCGGTAAGCTTCCAGCAGATCTTTCGAGTCGCTTGCTTCGTCAACAAAACTATAGGTTAATTCAATCTGCTTTTCCTGGTTTACGCGGGTAATGCTGGCCATTCCTTCGGCATATACCAAATCGGCCAGTTCGTCCATATCGTAATTAGCGCCCTGGTTATTGCTTACCTGCAAGCGGCGAAGATCTTCAATACCTTTTGTATTATCCTCTTCTTCAACACCGTCAGGTAATTTTTCTTTGATTACAATTTCGTATTCATCTGTTCCCTGCTTAAAATTCACTCCCGAGGTAAACTGGCTTGTAAATGTTCCCAGCTCAGAGGTTATATTCTGAAGCGAAATTCCGTATTCGGTTAGCAACATCTGGTTGAAATACATGTGTACTTCGGGTCGGTTGTTCGACACGCTAATGTTTGCCCGACGGATCGTTTCAAGGTCTTCAATGTAGTAAAGCAAGTCTTCGGCCACACCTTTCATCACCTCAAAGTTTTCGCCTTTTATTACAACGCGCTCCTGATCAGAGCCAATTCCCATAAATTGCTGGAACCCCTGGGTGCCTGAACGACCACCGCCACCGCCGCCGCCACGGAAACGCGCACTCGAAGCAGGTGCCTCAAGGCCAACTTCTCCCTGCGAAATATTACGAATACGATCTTCAACATCTTTTTTGATTTCCGCAATGGAACGGTCATTAATATCTTTGTAATCTTCGCTAAGAATGAATGTCAGAATAGCTTCTTCTGCCTCGATATTGGCTGACAGATCCTCCTTTTCGGCGATGTTTTCCAGTCGGCTTTCCACATCGGCAACTACTTTATCGGTTGCTTCCAGTGTTGTACCGGTAGGCATGGTAACGTAAATATTAAATTGTTCCTCTTCAACTTCCTGCAGGTTGGTAACACTAATTGCCAACACAATAAATACGGTTAGGAAGAAGAACACCAACGCGCCAATAATAGTACGCGCAGGAACACGCATACTGGCTTTTAGCAGCAGAATATAAATTTGGATTATGCGGTTATTGGTTGTAACCTTTTCGTAAAAAACATTGTGTTGACGTTTTTTACGCAACAGCAAGTGAGCTGCCATTGGAATTAACAGCAAAGCCACAAATAACGAAACAATGAGCGTAGAAATAATGGAAACCCCTACGTGGTTACCCAGCAGTTTTACCATGTAATCGGAAGCGAAAACAAAGGGTAAAAATACGGTTACAGTAGTAAGCGTTGCCGCTACAATCGAACGCCAAACCTCTTTTGTTCCCTGTGTAACCGATTGCTCGGGACTCATTTTATTCCCTGAAAGCCGGTATATATTTTCGAGCACCACAATACTATTGTCGAGCAACATACCAATGGCCAATACAAGACCAACCAGTGTTAAACTGTTCAGTGAAATGTTGAAAGCATAAAACAGGTTGAATGCGGTAAATACAGAAATTGGAATGGCCAGTGCAATAAATGAAACAATGCGCAGATTTTTCAGGAACATCCAAAGTACAAAAATGGCAAGAAAACCTCCAACCAGTGCCAGATCAATAATCTGATCGATGTTTTTCTCCATGGTTTCGGCCAGGTTGGTCTGAACCACAATTTGTACATCTTTGGCAGCCAATTTTCTGTTCAATTCCGCAATCTCTTCCTGTACGTTATGCGACAGTTCGATAAGGTTGGCCTGCGAATCGCTAACCAGACTCATCGAAACCGCATCCAATCCGTTTATACGACTGATCGATGTTTCTTCTTTAACACCAAAAAATACATCGGCCACATCTTTTAAATAAATCGGGCCATCGGCCACCACAATATTCTCGATGTCAGAGACTTTGTCATATTCAGCAGTAACATGCACAAAATATTGCTTCTGTGCATCGTGCAGATAACCGGTAAATGTTCGGTTGGTAGAATTGCCGGAAATAGCACTCTGAATTTGTGCCGGCGTAATACCGTAGGCCTCACAGGCACCGGCATCGTATGTTACTTCAATCGAACGCTCTTTACCACCGAAAACCGACACAGAAGCCACACCGTCGATATTCTCCATTTGGGAGGTAACTTCCTGGTCAACGATATTACGTACACGATCAACTCCACCGCTGCCACGTATTTGCAGCTCCATAAACTGGTTAGAAAGCTGGTCCAGATCAACACGGTTAACCGTTACAATAAAGTTGTCATCAAGCTCACCGGCTATCAGGTCAATCTTCTCCTGCAATTTCAGGAAAGTGTATTTAAAGTTGACGTTCTGTTTAAAATTTACCTGTATGGATGCCGAGCGGTTATTGATAGACGACTCCATATCTTCAATGCCTTCCATGGTCCCGATAGCTCCTTCAACCGGAATAACGGCCTGGTTTTCCAGATACGTCGGATCCACTTCAATCCGCGACTGGATCTGAACATACAGCATCGGGAGCTCGGCATTTGGCATGAGTTCCACCGGCAACTGTTTGTAAGAGATATAACCCAACATGGTTAATCCCAAAAACAGCATACTGATGAATATTTTTCTGTTAATAATGAATTTCATTTTTTCTTTTTTTGGAACGCTGATGACACTGATTTTACAGATTATCGCAGAATTTGATTTGTGAATACTTTTCTTTTCACTTGCGGTTTTTTACCAAAGTTTAATAATAATCCTACTTCAATATCAGTCGCTTTTAAATAATTTATCAGTTGAAACTCATGTGCTTCTGTCACAGTTTCGGTTGCTTTTAACTCAAGAATCACGACATCCTCAACAATAATATCTGCATAATATTCTCCAACCACATCTCCCTGATAATTCACTTTTATTGGTTTCTGCGATTCAACTTTCAAATCCTCATTTTGCAATTCTATCAAAAGTGCGTTGTGATAAACTTTTTCCAGAAAACCATATCCCAATTCATTGTATACCTTGTAGAAGCTTTTAATTATTGCTTCAGTTAAATCAGAATATTTGTAATCTATTTGCATCTATCAGCGAGTTTCAGTTAAATCAACGTCATCTGTGTTCTAATTCTTTTTCACGAAAACACTCCTCACCCTATCCAAAACATCGTAAACACAAGGTATTACAATAAGTGTAAGCAAGGTTGATGTTACCAAACCGCCAACCACTGCCAGCGCCATTGGCGAACGCAGCGATGCACTTTCTCCAAAACCGACGGTAAGTGGCAACAGGGCTAATATGGTTGTTAAACTGGTCATAACAATTGGCCGAATACGTTGCTGCCCGGCTTGCAGAATGGCTTGTTTTCGTTCTACTCCCTCGCGGATAAGCTGATTGATACGGTCGACCAAAATTATTGAGTCGTTAACAGCAATACCTACCAACATAATCACCCCAATAATGGCCATAATGTTGAATGTTTTTCCGAGAATAAAAAAGACAAGAACACTACCCACCACAGCCAGCGGAATAGTCAACAGAATGGTAAACGGATGAATGAGCGACTCAAACTGAGAAGCCAGCACCATGTATACCAACACGATAGAAAGCAACAATGCAAAAGTAAGGTTGGTCAATGACTCCTGACGTTTTTCTTCTTCACCGGTTACCATGATACGATAATCGGGCAATAAATCAATGCTTGCTGTTTGCAATCGAATATCATTTGCCACGTGATCCAACGGAATACCATCTTCCAGTTGCGCAGTAACTTTTCCTATGCGGTTTTGATTCCTTCTGAATATTTCTTTAGGCGATACGCCGTAACTGATATCGGCAATTTCGCTTAAACGGAAAACCTGGTCGCCTGAGGTAATAATCAATGAACCAATTTCATCGATACTTTTCTCGGGAACTTTAATGGTAATATCCTGCATTTCGCCATTGCTTTCCAGTTCGCCGGCATCTTTTCCCTGCAACTGATCCTGCATTTGCGTAATTACACTGCTGATATCGATGTTATACATTCCGGCACGCATTCGGTCGACATGAATTTCAACTTCAGGCGCACCATCCTCAATCGATGTTTGAATATTGAACAGTCCGTTAACACCCTGCATCTTTTCTTTAACCTGGGTAACAACACGCTCAATTTCGTCCAATTCTACGCCACGAACCTCAACGATAACGGGTGCTTCGTCGGTTCCAAGAATCGACTGAAGTGCACTTTCCTCCTGAGAGAAACTCACTTCAAGTCCTTCGATATTAGCCGTTAACTGGTCGAGTGTTTTTACAATACTTTCGGTTGAGATGGTTGATTCAGGTTTAAGAATTACCTTTAATTCAGCCGTATTTTCACCTTCAAAAACAGCATTTTGGTCGCCCGACATACTTGACGACGGCCCGGCTTGCGCATAGATTTTATCTAAATTATCGCCCAGATAGTCCATCAAAATACCTTCAAGGTTTCTCACTGTCGATTCTGTGCGTTCCAATTCCGTACCTTCCTGCAATTTCAGGTTAACGGTAAGTTCATGCGTTTGTGTTTTTGGCATAAACTCGGTACCGATTTTAGGAATAAGCAAGGCTGCTCCACCAATTGCAACGGTCGCAATAAATATCACCAACCATTTGGCATCAATTACTTTTGATAAGAAACGGCCATACCCACCTACTCTTACCGATTTTGATTTTAAAGGAGCGGTCCTTTTTCGGTAAAAACGGTGGTACATCATCGGGATTAGAAAGATAGCTACTACCAACGACGAAAGCAGCGAAAATGCAACCGTCCAGGCCTGATCTTTAAACAACTCGCCCGAAGCACCGTGCAAATAAACTATAGGTAGGAAAACGATAATGGTGGTAAGCGTTGATGCTGTAATTGCCCCGCCAACCTCGGCAGTTCCGTTAATTGCCGCGTCTTTCACACTCATACCGTTTTCGTGGTTTCGGAATATATTCTCCAAAACCACAATAGCATTATCAACCAACATACCCGCACCTAAGGCGAGCCCTCCCAATGTCATAATATTTATGGTGAGATGGTTAAAATACATCAGGTTGAAAGTGGCAATAATAGATATTGGAATAGCAACACTTACAATCAGTGTAGTTCCAAAGCGACGAAGGAAAACAAATAAAACCACCACTGCCAGCAAAATACCCAGCAAAGCTGTATCCTGCACTTCGCCAATGGCACTGCTGATAAAGCGCCCCTGGTTGGTTACGCCAATCAATTCGTAACCGGGAAGTGCTTTTTCAATATTTACCAAAGCTTCGTTGATTTGATCAACCGCATTTACAGTATTGAATTTGGTTTCTTTGAAAATCGAGAGTCCTAAACAACGTTCGCCGTTTATGTGAACAATGTTTGTTGGTTCTTTATTGCCGATAGAAACGGCTGCAATATCTTTTAAATAAACCGGAGCCATAGAAACCCGGTTTTGACTGGTGGTTGTTTCGGTGCTGCTAACAGCTTTGTACCCCACAATCAGGTTTTCAAAATCCTCCACCGTTTGCAACATTGATACACCCTTTACAATGTATTGTGTACCCATGTCGGTGATTTGCCCACCGGAAACGTTTCGGTTAAAATTCTGGATGCGCGATGCCACATCGTCCATGGAAAGCCCCTGCGCATCGAGCCGGTAAATATCGGTTTCAATAATAATTTCACTTTCTTCCTGTCCCGACAGTTCAACTTCGGCAACACCTTCCAAACGAACCAACTCGTTTCTCACGTAGTTTTCAGCTACCTTTCGCAGCTCGTTCATGTTGGTAATTTCATTGTGCTTCAGCCCAATTATCATTACCGGGGTTGTGTTCGGATCGTGTTGAGTGATCTGAAGTTCGTCAATATCGGAATTCTGAGTAAGCGTATTCAAGGCCTTTTGCAGGTCGAGAAAAGCTTCATCCATATCTTTATTCCAGGCGTATTCTACGGTTATTTGTGCCGATCCTACCCTTGAGGAAGAAGTTACCTGCACCACGTCTGACTGGCGAATGGCAAGCGCTTCGATGTTTTCAACAAACTGTTGCTCCATTTCTTCCGGAGGGCGCTCGCCCGAAGTCACTTCCACAAAAATACGGGGTGAATTCAGATCGGGAAACAGGTCGACCCCCAATTT
This is a stretch of genomic DNA from uncultured Draconibacterium sp.. It encodes these proteins:
- a CDS encoding efflux RND transporter permease subunit — protein: MKKLTQFSVDYPVTVLMVVLGVLLLGYISYDKLGVDLFPDLNSPRIFVEVTSGERPPEEMEQQFVENIEALAIRQSDVVQVTSSSRVGSAQITVEYAWNKDMDEAFLDLQKALNTLTQNSDIDELQITQHDPNTTPVMIIGLKHNEITNMNELRKVAENYVRNELVRLEGVAEVELSGQEESEIIIETDIYRLDAQGLSMDDVASRIQNFNRNVSGGQITDMGTQYIVKGVSMLQTVEDFENLIVGYKAVSSTETTTSQNRVSMAPVYLKDIAAVSIGNKEPTNIVHINGERCLGLSIFKETKFNTVNAVDQINEALVNIEKALPGYELIGVTNQGRFISSAIGEVQDTALLGILLAVVVLFVFLRRFGTTLIVSVAIPISIIATFNLMYFNHLTINIMTLGGLALGAGMLVDNAIVVLENIFRNHENGMSVKDAAINGTAEVGGAITASTLTTIIVFLPIVYLHGASGELFKDQAWTVAFSLLSSLVVAIFLIPMMYHRFYRKRTAPLKSKSVRVGGYGRFLSKVIDAKWLVIFIATVAIGGAALLIPKIGTEFMPKTQTHELTVNLKLQEGTELERTESTVRNLEGILMDYLGDNLDKIYAQAGPSSSMSGDQNAVFEGENTAELKVILKPESTISTESIVKTLDQLTANIEGLEVSFSQEESALQSILGTDEAPVIVEVRGVELDEIERVVTQVKEKMQGVNGLFNIQTSIEDGAPEVEIHVDRMRAGMYNIDISSVITQMQDQLQGKDAGELESNGEMQDITIKVPEKSIDEIGSLIITSGDQVFRLSEIADISYGVSPKEIFRRNQNRIGKVTAQLEDGIPLDHVANDIRLQTASIDLLPDYRIMVTGEEEKRQESLTNLTFALLLSIVLVYMVLASQFESLIHPFTILLTIPLAVVGSVLVFFILGKTFNIMAIIGVIMLVGIAVNDSIILVDRINQLIREGVERKQAILQAGQQRIRPIVMTSLTTILALLPLTVGFGESASLRSPMALAVVGGLVTSTLLTLIVIPCVYDVLDRVRSVFVKKN
- a CDS encoding efflux RND transporter permease subunit, with protein sequence MKFIINRKIFISMLFLGLTMLGYISYKQLPVELMPNAELPMLYVQIQSRIEVDPTYLENQAVIPVEGAIGTMEGIEDMESSINNRSASIQVNFKQNVNFKYTFLKLQEKIDLIAGELDDNFIVTVNRVDLDQLSNQFMELQIRGSGGVDRVRNIVDQEVTSQMENIDGVASVSVFGGKERSIEVTYDAGACEAYGITPAQIQSAISGNSTNRTFTGYLHDAQKQYFVHVTAEYDKVSDIENIVVADGPIYLKDVADVFFGVKEETSISRINGLDAVSMSLVSDSQANLIELSHNVQEEIAELNRKLAAKDVQIVVQTNLAETMEKNIDQIIDLALVGGFLAIFVLWMFLKNLRIVSFIALAIPISVFTAFNLFYAFNISLNSLTLVGLVLAIGMLLDNSIVVLENIYRLSGNKMSPEQSVTQGTKEVWRSIVAATLTTVTVFLPFVFASDYMVKLLGNHVGVSIISTLIVSLFVALLLIPMAAHLLLRKKRQHNVFYEKVTTNNRIIQIYILLLKASMRVPARTIIGALVFFFLTVFIVLAISVTNLQEVEEEQFNIYVTMPTGTTLEATDKVVADVESRLENIAEKEDLSANIEAEEAILTFILSEDYKDINDRSIAEIKKDVEDRIRNISQGEVGLEAPASSARFRGGGGGGGRSGTQGFQQFMGIGSDQERVVIKGENFEVMKGVAEDLLYYIEDLETIRRANISVSNNRPEVHMYFNQMLLTEYGISLQNITSELGTFTSQFTSGVNFKQGTDEYEIVIKEKLPDGVEEEDNTKGIEDLRRLQVSNNQGANYDMDELADLVYAEGMASITRVNQEKQIELTYSFVDEASDSKDLLEAYRLEIDDIIGAYKLPSGVAVEVIHEEDQYAEFKFLIGAAFILILMILASVFESVSTPFVLIFSIPLAAIGSFLALIFTGNSLFNANTLMGFIILIGVVVNNGIILIDYTNILRKRGYRKSRALMAAGLSRVRPILITAITTIVALFPLAMGQAEYVGAIGAPFAITVIGGLALSTLLTLVFIPTLYAGMETALDWIKSLHLGLKLGMLTVFIAGAIFIYLKVDSFVWQLLDFILLIVLVPGVVAFTMTSLRQASEKVVDENEPIRIKVRRLVKIYDRDSRFVREWKSGLRIRERAGLTKDYKHLRDFSDLVWQIPLFIFVAYFTFFYIESHIWMWVLSHGVFFFLFLLRVPLNQVLINKHEATGKAFYLKLNKWIYNILFWIVPLVFLLYFYKDWGNMGMVIFIAIIWYILLVFYATAEYIHNKEVNIARIEGRFGGLRRGYFNMVRQIPVIGKRKKPFRALNGVSLEIKTGMFGLLGPNGAGKSTMMRIITGVLEQSYGKIWINGMDTQKYREELQGLIGYLPQAFGTYENMSAWEFLDYQAILKGIKDTKTREDRLEYVLKSVHMWDRRTDKIGAFSGGMKQRIGIAQILLNLPRILVVDEPTAGLDPRERIRFRNLLVELSRERIVIFSTHIIEDISSSCNQVAVINRGNLKYFGTPNDMVNMGNNFVWQFSVPAKEFDNLANKQMIVHHMRDGENIKMRCLAKEKPAPDAVNVLPNLEDAYLCLLKDFV
- a CDS encoding CatB-related O-acetyltransferase: MKQRPNPDTIFPVPNFKTVTYVKPTIKSENIIVGDFTYFSDVDFEKHVTHHYDFYEDKLIIGKFCQIAAGVEIIMNGANHQMNAASTFPFYIFEGWEQAIPPIDKMPVKGDTVIGNDVWIGQNTTILPGVHIGDGVIIGANSIVGSNIEPYSIVAGNPARLIRKRFDDDLISLLLKVKWWDLPIEEINLLIPILSCDDLEKTKIELKKLIK
- a CDS encoding GxxExxY protein; the protein is MQIDYKYSDLTEAIIKSFYKVYNELGYGFLEKVYHNALLIELQNEDLKVESQKPIKVNYQGDVVGEYYADIIVEDVVILELKATETVTEAHEFQLINYLKATDIEVGLLLNFGKKPQVKRKVFTNQILR